In Truepera sp., the sequence CGCTTGACACTTCGCTCGTGCCACGGATACCATGTGGACGTTTGGCACTCGCATGGCGAGACTGCCAATAACAAGTCCCGAACGAAAACGGAGGAACCCATGGCAGACAAGAAGCAGAACCTCAGGCCGCTGGGCGACAAGGTCGTGGTGGAAGTCATCGACGAGCCGCAGACCACCGTCAGCGGCATCGTGCTGCCCGACAGCGCCAAGGAGAAGAGCCAGCGCGGCAAGGTCATCGCCGTCGGCACCGGCAAGCTCATGGACAACGGCAGCCGCGAACCCATGGAAGTCAAGCCCGGCGACACCGTTCTCTTCGCCAAGTATGGCGGCACGGAGGTCGAGTTGGGCGGCCAGGAGCTGATGATCCTGAGCCAGCGCGACATCCACGCCGTCCTCGAATAAAGACGACCAAGAAACCGCAACGGACACCCGACAACGTAGTACCGAAACCGCACAGAGAACGGAGAGAACATGGCTAAGGACCTGATCTTCAAGGAAGACGCCCGTCGCGCGCTCGAGCGCGGCGTTACCGCCGTCGCCAACGCCGTCAAGGTGACCCTCGGCCCCAAGGGCCGCAACGTGGTCCTGGAGAAGAAGTTCGGTGGTCCCACCATCACCAAGGACGGGGTCACCGTCGCCAAGGAGATCGAGCTTGCCGATCCGA encodes:
- the groES gene encoding co-chaperone GroES, which codes for MADKKQNLRPLGDKVVVEVIDEPQTTVSGIVLPDSAKEKSQRGKVIAVGTGKLMDNGSREPMEVKPGDTVLFAKYGGTEVELGGQELMILSQRDIHAVLE